The Salvelinus alpinus chromosome 22, SLU_Salpinus.1, whole genome shotgun sequence DNA window TGCTGTCATTACCCGAGTCTTAAAGCTGTAGCCTGGTTTAGCTTGGGAACTGACTGATCACAAAACCCATACATTCATTCACTGCCTCCAGGAACAAATAAGTTCAAAACAGGTTGTTTTATTCTCAAGATTTGGTTGAAGGAGTCACATATTACATgttacagtacagtagtctaGAGAATGTTTTAAAAATCattcagtctggaaaaacaaaAGTTAATTGAAGTTCAGTGAAAAGGTTACTTTTTCATAaaaacatttcttcagcattgaCAAAATATATCTAAAACATTCTCAAAACTTTCCTAAAAAGTTGGACACTCAATATAATTTAAACTCAATACAAAATGAAAATACATTAAATTGAAGTGCAAATGCTACAAATATGGCCAGTTTCTATTTAGTCGTCTCGTAGTTGTAGTGGGATTTATTGCCAGTTAAAAAACCAAACCACCTAAGCTTTGGATAGTAATATGTGAGGTTGGCAGACAAAAACTCATTCATACTTTCCACATGTATGTGCTGCTCTTTTTTTTGGTAATCTAATCGATATACCCAAATTAATCTAGAAATGTGGCTGGTTATCCTTGAAGTGTTTGGATGACCAGTATTTGCATACTTGTTAGAGGAAACCTACAAATGAGGCCATGTAAAACAAAACAGGCTCAGATAAAGTTCGCTTACCGTCAACAAGCATTTTTAGAGTATTGCACAAGTTTTTCTTCGACAGACATCCTTGCTATGTCCACTCTTGTTCCATTCAgtaatttatttaattttatttacCATAGTTCTGGAACCATGACACGTGGATGCATTGCTCTTTATCATCAAAAGTATCACAAAACAGTCACTAGTTAGAAAGCTCATCTCCAGTATATAAAGATATTCATAATTTTATTTTGGCTTCCTGCTATTCAGTACTCTATACTAGTGGCAGCATACTCATTCTCTAGGTGAATCCGCAAACAGTATTAATGACATGATCTCAGTCCACGGGCAAGCACTTCACAGGTAGGGTCCGTGTGTATGTTGTGTTCTGTAGGTGAACTGGGAGTTAAGAAGGCGGGTGGCCATTGACCTTGTCCCGCAGGAGAGCCAGGGCATTGGTGGAGAAGTCTCGCAGGACGCTCACAGTCTCTCGCTGCATCTCCAGGGAGTCGCGTACAAACTCCTGCTGCGACTCCACCAGCTGCTGCACGGACTGGGCCAGGGCCCCCAGAGACCCCGACACGGCCCCTAGCAGGGCAGTAGTGGCCTTCTGCTCCTTGAGACTGAGGGAGGCACTGTGGGCTAGCTGCTTCCGGATTGCCCCCTGCCCCATGACTGACCCTGGAGAGGTAGAAGAGGAGGGAGCAGCAGGGAGAAAGGAAGAGGAGGGAGCTGGGAGGGAGGACGAGGAAGTAGCCATGGAGGAAGACACAGCGGTGGAAGAGGCGGCGAATCTGGAGTAGGTGCGACGAGGTTCAGCAGGAGGGCGGAAGGAGCCCATGTGCCGCAGCTCCTCTTCTAGGTCCTCAAATCCTAGACTGTTGTCTATGAGTAATACACAAACAATGTGATACACACAGAAACATGGGTGCAAACACATTTACCAACAATAAAGCGAAAGAGAAAAGAGTTTTACCTTCATCGACTGGTGTCATGAATGAAAAATCATGAGACGACTGAGAAGGATCCCCTAAAAGgacaaaaataaatgaaaatatgACAAGGGGAGATAATAAAAATCAATACAACATATTGTGTTGAGTgcgaagagaagaggagaaatgTTGTTGTGAATACAGGAAAGACTCACGGCCAAATGGCATCCGAGAAAACATGCCAATATCTTTTTGAGTTGAGAAAGGTGACATAGACAAGCCCATGGCGTGGGGGGTGGTGCCAGGCATACCCATATGATGAAGGCCAGCCATACCATTAGAGGTGCCAGAGGAGCGAGTCGACATTTCTGACATGTCACCAAAGTCATTCTCCTCAGGTTCATGATTCATACTGCCCATGATGGCCTTGTTCGGAGGGGACGTGGCTAGTATTTCGTGCACCATTTTCTCCACCGGCGACAGGTTCTGGGAGATACGGACACCATTAGGCCCTCGCATGGCCACCATCCTGCGCTTGGCGTCGCACTTTAGGTCCGCCCACTTCTTGACGATCTCCATGACCTCCCGTTGGCACTCGCTGATTTTGTTGATGCAAATAGCGATGTCCGCCCATGTTCGCTTCCTCAGGTCTGACGAGGCGCCTTGGTTGAACTTGCCTGTGGCGATGAATAAAGGAAGATAATAGCACTCCAAGGAATGAAAGGCAAGCAGAGAATAAAAGAGACAAACAAATGCAAAGTGAACATATGTCTATTGAGTGCTTCATGCTGATCATCAAAGGCCTCACACAATACCATGCATAAACTTCGCAAATGATCACATGTGATTTGTGCACACAGTACACACTGAGTGGAGGTACTTACTTACGAGGATGTGCCTGTTTCTTTTGACCTCAGACAGCAACAGATGGACTTCATCGAAGGTGAAGCGTGACTTCCTTTTCTTCATGGGCAAGTTGCCCCCAAGTTCCTCTATTTCGCTATAGGTGAATTTGAAATTCATGTTGCACCCCTAGGCCTGTTTACACACCCAAGAGATAGCCACCTATACCTGTGAGGGCACCACCCCTGGCACTGCCAGCCTGCAGGAGAACAAAATGTAAACCACACTGCACTCCACTGATAGGAATCCCTGTGTAAAGACGTTATGGTTATAAAGgaccgtgtagctcagttggtagagcatggtgcttgcaacaccagggttgtgggtttgattcccaggaccataactttgtaaaaatgtatgcacgtaTGACTGTAAGTTGCTATGGATAAaaggataaaagcatctgctaaatggcatatagaATGTTTTGGGGGAGATTTTATTCTGTGGGAAAAGAATATGCCGTAATCAATGGGTATTCCAGGGATCCATCCCTAAGTGTGCCTAAAACAATACTTCTGTAATGAATCAATCACTTTATTAAAGAAATGTAGGCTAGGTATACATTTCAGTAGTGAGGACACCATGATTTACTATTGACGAATATACCTGACAACAgttcattgtaaaaaataaaaatacaactcTGCATGGGAATTAAATGTGAGTATTTGTCTTTAAATTAACCATTTGTATAATTAGTAGCTTCAATCTCACACTCTCTTGCTAGGCCAATGAGCATTATGCTTCCTGGTTCTTTGTTGAGCCCCCTTCTAACCAGCTACAGTAGCTATTTTGCTTTGATGTTTTGCGGAACAACGTCGAAGGCCAGTGTTTTCAACCACGGTAAACGTGCATCCTGCCATGCAACGAAGGGGACAAAATACAAATTAGAAAACGAACGCAGATCTTTACCAATGTGTTATAGATAAACTGATAAGACAATTGCGAGCGTTTTATGCATTCTGCCTAACTATAGTAGCTAACATTTTGAAGGAACGTTGGCTAATGTCggtcgctagctagctagctaacgttggctggctagctaggtcgTCCGCGTTTTGTTTGCAGATTGTTTATATATATGACTTTAACTAGCTTAGTAATTAACAATAACAAATGTGAAGTTGTGTTTCATTGGATATAGCAGGAATTACCAATATTGACGAATGTTTTTTTTTTCCTCTTGCAGTGTAGCTTCATAAACTTCGCACAGACGACGAGAAGAACGCTGAGTTGCGCAGACTCTGATCGCGCTTTTTCCATGACCCACGGCGGCCACGAGCGCAACATGTACGAAATCTTACCAGAATAGGAATTTGGTATGATACCAGGAATGGCCACATTACAGTTCAACGTGCATCAATCACTGCTACTGTTGTTACAGAATAACGCACAGTCATTGGTTGAACGAGTACACAACCTGTGGTGACATTTCTCATGTTGCTACTAAAACACACGACGGCTTTAAATACTAGGCTACTTAATTATAAGAAAATAGCGTACAGGAGCGGAAATCGTATACTAGTCCATCTAAAACAAAGTATGGGTTATATGATGCTTCCTTTTCTTGGCTACAAGAAACATGACCACATTGGGAACCTGTTTCAATAAGTAAGACTTgagaaattaaacgaccacgaagggactcgaaccctcaatcttctgattcgaagtcagacgccttatccattaggccacgcggTCTATGAACTCTAGTTTCTTTACTCTCAAATTAaccgtagctagctatgtaacaaAAACATACCTGTGTTAACATAAATAATTATGCATTTTAATATTTTATATACAGAATTACAATATAAGTCCATATTTATCTTGTATACAAAATTATATAGTTGAACACCACAACatcagggggggggggtgagtctACTTGATGTTATGACAATTAGGAAATTGTGTGATGGAAACCAAGTTTGACATCAGCTATATTGAAGCGCTAATATAGTCTAACCAAAACTAAAACATATCAATTGCTAGACACATGTAGATGTTAAGTCCAGTTCACAATCTCAACACAGCCTACATGGGAGAATGCGTTTACCATCATGCAACTGttgagttaaataaataaaaacgaaAACTGAAAAACTATAAAGTGCATTTCAAAAACTATAGTCATCATTGACAGGCAAACCTCATTCAAGTGTTAAAAGCAAAGCAGAGACAGAATGTTGATTCTTTCCTATTTACTTTAGTCTTCCTGGTGACAACAAGCATAGCAACCCAATTCCACTGGTGCTCCATTCCGCATCGAAGGAGGAAGGATAGCGGAGGATGTTGAAAGAGCGGAGAGGATGTGCATCTAGTTTTTAGAAAACAATCTAGCCaacagatggcagcagtgtggtCTCCAGGCTATCTGGGTACAAGTCTCGGTAgcattccactccttgtactcTTCTTAGTCATGTGGCAGAGACTGGCAAACAGGCTAGGGTCAATCTAGAGCCAGGTATGAATAATGATGTGCACCCTGCTGCTCAGGCTTTATGATACTGCATACACAATCATTTGGCAGGTTTTCTATGTAGGTGGATGGTCACTGGACGCATATTggcacagaaagacagacagggagtAGATAAGATCACACAGCAGAGAAGGACAATCTTCCTCTATCTTTTCATTAGATTGTTAGCTTTCTGATTGGCAGCATCAATGCGGTATACATTGTGAATGGCCTGTAAAAACAACACATTAGATTAATGTTCAATACAGAATTGGTCATCTATTGTTATTGAATAAATGGCTGTATGGCAGGTACTTTAGCACTGACCTTGCCCTGAATGCGGTCAATCTGGACATTCTGCGTGTCGATCTCATTGCCCATGTCCAGTGCCATGCTCTTCAGGTTGCCTATGATGCTGCCTACATGTCCCAGATTCTCCTCCATCTCATCTTCGCGTGCATCATTTGTCACCctgatagatagacagacagatatagataAAGAGAAAACACATCAACAGAATGTATAATTTGCAGTCGTCAGTTTGTACATTTAACAAAAGTTTACGGTACATTGTTGTTTTTGGAAGGAGTATTCTCCCTGCATCCAGGGAGGTGCGCTAGGTTTTTATAAATGTCGTCTGTTTGGCCAGGTGCTCCTACAGAACATGACCAGTGACTGATTCTACATGTCAATGTGTTATAGACAAGAGTAAATATCTCCTGGCTGCCACACACAGCCTCTgttatgtacatagtcattgaagcTATACAGTAAATGAGCAAGTTGTAGTTGTAGAGATTCTAACCTGTTTTTGGACATAGCTGGATTATCTCAAATCAATGcaagtgtcacgatcgttatatggtggaagagaggaggaccaaggcgcagcgtgaagtgaatacattttCCTCGTTTAATGatacgaaacgaagaacactttacaaactacaaaaacaacaaacgaacgaacgtgaCACTATAATCACATAGTGCTGACACACAcaatagacatagacaataacccacgaactacccaatgaatatggctgcctaaatatggttcccaatcggagacaacgatagacagctgtctctaattgagaaccaatctaggcaaccatagacatacatacacctagactagacactgcgccataaacatacaaaacccctagacaatgcaaaacacatacatcccccatgtcacaccctgacctaactaaaataataaagaaaacaaagataactaaggccagggcgtgacagcaaggGCCAGATTCATCATAAAATATTTGTAAACCAAAAAAATATGTGCAGActgcaggcagacagttcagggTTTTTTCTGCATCAAAAAGGGGCTTTGGTGGTGGGTATGGTGGGGCATGGCAATGGGTGTGGTCAGCCTATCGGTCAAGGCCCTGGGCAAGAATTGTTATTAGGCTATCTTGGTGGCGGAAAGGATTTTGGTGTTTTAAAGCCACTTTCCAGCGATTCTACACATTTTTTCATGGAGCTGAGAGAAATTTAGCCGatttaaagcacatttttgtgTTCTTAtgctcaaacattacaacaaaatcaaTACTCCAGAATTCATTATTTTTGTCtagattactttttttttttacactgtttGGAATTAGCGTCCCAAAAAAAGGCTTAGGCGGCCCGCCCAAGACTTTTCTGTGCAAAGAAACCCATATCCATAATGGTGTGATATATGCCTACTGTGGGTGTACAACAATAATAAGCTGTCGTTCCCTTAGGAATTTTGAGGTTCACTTGCACGTCTTTGAGTATATTCCATTGGTTGGGATTTGTTGCCTTGCTATTGGGTTCGTCATGCCTTTGACCATTATTACTTGCGTATGTAGCCTCCGCTCATGATCATCTGCTCTCTCTCATCCACCACGCGTGAGGACGGCTGGCCGGACACCACCCCATCCTGGTTGTTCCCCCACACCTTCTTATAGGCCCCACTCTCCTCAAAGTCCTTCAGCCTATGCAGAGGCAGAGCCAGACAGGATAGAGCACATCACACAGCCATACACACAGAGCTTCATATCACAGTACATTGTGTTAACTCAGAGTACAACAAAGGGTCACCTGCATGAAATAAACAAACTCCTGATCTAAGCCCTGGCATGTTGAGGAAGGAAAGCGAGTAGGAGTCTGATGCGTGGCAACTGGCAAACAAAGTGTAAAGACTGGCACACCAACATGCGCATTAATACTTGAGGAAGGAACCATGTATTCCCAATCTGCTCCTGACACTCATGACCCCTCCCACCTGCCAACACCTACTTATCACAGGAGCACAGACCACAGCATTGGCCCAGGTCTGTGAGGTTCTTCTCAGCCTCCTTCATATCCGAGTTGATCTGGTCCAGGCCCTCCTCAATCCGCTCCAGTTGCTCTGGACAACGCAAAAcgtgagggaagggaaggaatgggagaggtggaggaaagtGGGGAGAATGAGGGAGAACGTAATATAACACAAAACTGTTCTATCACCAAAGCACCCAACTGACAAAAGCCAGCGTTCAAATATAATGCAATTGCGCAAATATGGTGCAAACCCCAAAACTGGGAACAGGACACAAATTATTTAATAATGGTCTGCACAAGTCCATAAAATGCCTGGTATTGTGTGGGTAGAAGATGTACCGTTTGTAAAACACACATATTTTGGGACATGACCATCATTTTCCTGTGGTTAACTTTGGTGCAGACTTCTAGTCACCCAATCTCACAATGGagcaaaacacaaaacaaaataaatcaTGGCCTGGAGCAGAGgccggatggatggatggacagacagacggtCTAGTTGCCGGTTGGCCTGGCGGGCACGCAGGTGACACACAGATGACAGATGTCCTCAGAACAGGCCAGACCTACTTGATGCGGGGCCAGATGCACAGGCCACATTTGGCCATGTCAGTTAGGTTTTTCTCAGCCTCTTTCATATGCTTGTTGATTTGATCCATCCCCTCATCGATGCGGTCCAGTTGCTCTGCCCATATGGGGAAGGTGGGGAGCATGAGCAGGGTGGATAGGAGAGACACAGAagggaacacacacatacagtacatacacacaaaagcaaacacacacatagcttACACACATCTAGTATACTGACAAAAACATGAGCACTCACTTATGGATATACATACAAGAACAAGGACCATCTAAGGTTGCTGTTGTACGATTGACCTTGATGTTATGTCCACATCTTCCAATGAGAGAAAACGATTATATAACGTCCATTCCATTACCTCCTTGTTCGTCCAGCATGACCAGGGCCCGGATTCCCGAATCTTTGCTCTGTTGAGATCAGAAACGGCATTAGATTCACCATAATGTTGTTGTTCATGATTTTGCATTTCAACTGAATCAAATGAAGACTCTTCAGTTAAAATGTAGTTCATTATCAATAGGCAGCCTCCCACAAAAAAATCAACCAGAGATAATGTGATTATAATGACGACGACGTGTCATTATTAGGGCTTGGTCAACAGAGGCAGAGTGAGTGGCAGGTGCTGAGACTCCCATACCTCCTCTACTAGCTGCATCATACGACGGGTACTCTCCAGGGACTGgatgaggagggacagagagacaggacaccATTAGAGGATTGAGTTACCTTAGATACAGGACTAAAAACATTTCAAATCCTGAGGGTGAGGCTGAAAACCTGTCCACTTCCACAGATGAAAGGCACTAATCAAGATCACTCCGCGTGAGTCATATTTAATACTATACATGTTGCACTGTCTTAGGGCTCTGTCTTTAAAGCTACAACAGTATTTGTATTGCCCAAATATGGAACAGTAAACAAATTACAACACTATTCTCTCGGTGAAAGTATTTCCATTGGTAATCAATCTTAGAAGACACACTGTGACATCATCTCATTGAATTCTGCCCCTTCCCCCTGTTTTTCATAGAACTTCTGTGGAGATTGAAACATCCTGTACTGATCTAATGGCCTGTTATATTTCCACACAACAAGGCTTAGGCTATAAACAAACAGACTCATTTCAGTGGTCTGTGTGCCAAGAATGTGTTTGTACAGATAGCTGGGGACATTCTCCACGGTATTTCCTGATGCTGAGGTAATGGGACTGGGAAATGGCTGTGATGTGCAGTAAGTAACCTTTACCCAAGGGGAAACCCTCTGGGAGAGAGGCTTAGGGTGATGTCACTGTGTAATCTCTGAATGTTCCAACTCTGAAAACAATGCCCGGGTATGGCAGGTAACCTTTTCTATAGCTCCTGGCATGATTTACCCTTTATTGTGGGGGCCAATGGTCAACAGCCAATGGCTATGGGGACATTGTGTATTGATCTTAAAAGTTCAACTGAACCTTCTGTTGTTGATATTTCAAAGTTAAATAAGTGTGCTCTTTAGACGATATGTGACATTACCTCATCTGTCACCTGGTTGGCACTCCTCTGCAGCTCCTCATGCTCTGTCCTCACGGGTGAGTCGGCAGCCATCTTGCCTGACATCTACAGCAGCTGCGGGAGGACAGCACAGTCTGGTTTGCTCAGTAGCCTCTTT harbors:
- the LOC139549079 gene encoding uncharacterized protein, whose amino-acid sequence is MNFKFTYSEIEELGGNLPMKKRKSRFTFDEVHLLLSEVKRNRHILVSKFNQGASSDLRKRTWADIAICINKISECQREVMEIVKKWADLKCDAKRRMVAMRGPNGVRISQNLSPVEKMVHEILATSPPNKAIMGSMNHEPEENDFGDMSEMSTRSSGTSNGMAGLHHMGMPGTTPHAMGLSMSPFSTQKDIGMFSRMPFGRDPSQSSHDFSFMTPVDEDNSLGFEDLEEELRHMGSFRPPAEPRRTYSRFAASSTAVSSSMATSSSSLPAPSSSFLPAAPSSSTSPGSVMGQGAIRKQLAHSASLSLKEQKATTALLGAVSGSLGALAQSVQQLVESQQEFVRDSLEMQRETVSVLRDFSTNALALLRDKVNGHPPS
- the LOC139549082 gene encoding synaptosomal-associated protein 25-like, encoding MSGKMAADSPVRTEHEELQRSANQVTDESLESTRRMMQLVEESKDSGIRALVMLDEQGEQLERIEEGLDQINSDMKEAEKNLTDLGQCCGLCSCDKLKDFEESGAYKKVWGNNQDGVVSGQPSSRVVDEREQMIMSGGYIRKVTNDAREDEMEENLGHVGSIIGNLKSMALDMGNEIDTQNVQIDRIQGKAIHNVYRIDAANQKANNLMKR